The following proteins come from a genomic window of Hugenholtzia roseola DSM 9546:
- a CDS encoding TolC family protein, producing MPAQKAQKLENLTLQACVEYAVKNHLSVQNAMIDNEIAKARVGEVRSVGLPQVNASLNVIDNFKIPVNFLPAQFLNPNAEPNTFVPVTFQPQYIGQAKVELQQLIFSGSYFLGLKAASTYTQLTEKSITQTQIQVAENVSKAFYSVLINEQRYTLLEENLRSLDSLYKQTQALYQNGFAEKIDADRIRVSVNNLKMEKENFRRLIELSKDLLKFQMGLRAEDELTIQGKIEDVQLQNVDLEMAIDPTKRIEYSLLQTQLSLNDLQVKEYKMRYLPTLAFFANYGSSMGSPDVKDALLPLFTDRWIGNGSFGLSLNIPIFDGLQKMYLIQQGKLERKKTLNQMSEFERATLLQANQATLSLKNSLDKLAFQRENMELAKEIFRVTKVKYQEGVGSNLEVTNAETAYKEAETNYYAALYDAIIAKIDLEKAKGTLF from the coding sequence TTGCCTGCTCAAAAGGCACAAAAGTTAGAAAACCTGACGCTGCAAGCCTGTGTAGAATATGCGGTCAAGAACCATTTGAGCGTGCAAAACGCGATGATAGACAATGAAATCGCCAAGGCGCGTGTAGGCGAAGTGCGTTCTGTGGGGCTTCCCCAAGTCAATGCCTCGCTCAATGTCATCGATAACTTTAAGATACCTGTCAATTTCTTGCCTGCTCAATTTCTAAACCCCAACGCAGAGCCTAATACCTTCGTACCCGTAACTTTTCAGCCCCAATATATCGGGCAGGCAAAAGTGGAGTTACAACAACTTATTTTCAGTGGCTCGTATTTCTTGGGTTTGAAGGCGGCTTCTACTTATACGCAACTGACCGAAAAAAGCATCACCCAGACCCAAATTCAGGTAGCGGAAAATGTAAGCAAGGCTTTTTATAGCGTCCTTATCAATGAACAACGCTACACGCTTTTGGAAGAAAACCTCCGCAGCCTCGATTCGCTATACAAACAGACGCAGGCTTTGTATCAAAATGGTTTCGCCGAAAAGATAGATGCCGACCGTATTCGGGTGAGTGTCAATAATTTGAAGATGGAAAAGGAAAATTTCCGCCGTCTGATAGAATTGAGTAAAGACTTGCTCAAATTTCAAATGGGCTTGCGTGCCGAAGACGAATTGACGATTCAGGGCAAAATTGAAGATGTGCAGCTTCAAAATGTGGATTTGGAAATGGCAATAGACCCTACCAAACGCATAGAGTACAGCCTTTTGCAGACCCAACTCTCGCTCAACGATTTGCAGGTGAAAGAGTATAAGATGCGCTATTTGCCTACCTTGGCGTTTTTTGCCAATTACGGCTCCAGTATGGGTTCGCCTGATGTCAAAGATGCCTTGCTGCCCCTTTTTACCGATAGGTGGATAGGAAATGGCTCTTTCGGATTGAGCCTCAATATTCCCATCTTCGACGGGCTGCAAAAAATGTACCTCATACAGCAGGGCAAATTAGAGCGCAAAAAGACGCTCAATCAGATGTCCGAATTTGAGCGTGCCACTCTGTTACAAGCAAATCAGGCAACCCTGTCTTTGAAAAATAGCCTCGACAAACTCGCTTTCCAAAGAGAAAACATGGAACTGGCAAAGGAAATTTTCCGCGTAACGAAGGTAAAATACCAAGAGGGCGTAGGCTCTAATTTGGAAGTTACCAATGCCGAAACTGCCTACAAAGAAGCCGAAACCAACTACTATGCGGCTCTTTATGATGCCATTATTGCCAAAATTGATTTGGAAAAGGCAAAAGGCACGCTTTTCTAA
- a CDS encoding TetR/AcrR family transcriptional regulator, whose translation MENSHADNTAPLPEEKPQKQDSFLKPEAEPLPPFDETADEIVPPLDEQQRKMVVEAQELFWQYGLRSVTMDEIATRLSVSKKTIYQYFEDKADLIFHCVKHHLEEEIGCISNAAVQAENALAEVMRIMQHNQRFMLSFHPSILYDLQKYYPKAWSLFLEQKEKRFSENVKANMQRGIQEGLYRPDIDPLVMAVLRMEEVQMGFNPTVFPQKEFHIPSVQIQLFKHFIFGIVTPKGYEIFAQYLKEQFPDF comes from the coding sequence ATGGAAAATTCGCACGCGGATAATACCGCTCCCCTTCCCGAAGAGAAACCTCAAAAGCAGGATTCTTTTTTGAAGCCCGAAGCCGAGCCTTTGCCGCCTTTTGACGAAACTGCCGACGAGATAGTCCCCCCCCTCGATGAGCAGCAACGCAAAATGGTGGTAGAGGCGCAGGAGCTTTTTTGGCAATACGGTTTGCGCAGCGTAACGATGGACGAAATTGCGACGCGCCTTTCTGTGTCTAAAAAGACGATTTACCAATACTTTGAAGACAAGGCAGACCTTATCTTTCATTGTGTCAAGCACCATTTAGAAGAGGAGATAGGCTGCATTTCGAATGCCGCTGTGCAGGCGGAAAATGCACTTGCCGAAGTGATGCGCATTATGCAGCACAACCAGCGTTTTATGCTTAGTTTCCACCCTTCTATATTGTACGATTTGCAGAAATACTACCCCAAGGCGTGGTCTTTATTTTTAGAGCAAAAGGAAAAACGCTTTTCGGAAAATGTAAAAGCCAATATGCAGCGCGGTATTCAGGAAGGACTGTATCGCCCTGATATAGACCCACTTGTGATGGCGGTCTTGCGCATGGAAGAAGTGCAGATGGGCTTCAACCCTACTGTTTTTCCGCAGAAAGAGTTTCACATTCCTTCGGTACAGATACAGCTTTTCAAGCACTTTATCTTTGGCATTGTTACGCCCAAGGGCTATGAAATTTTTGCGCAGTATTTAAAGGAACAATTTCCCGACTTCTAA